The following nucleotide sequence is from Bacteroidetes Order II. bacterium.
ACGGGCAAATTGGCGTAATGAGTTCTCAAAAAGGAATTATTTTGGAAGTTACCAAACACTACTAAATCGTGTACTGTCAAGTCCATTGTTAAAGCGTCTTCGTCCGTAACAATTTTAGCGTTTTGAAAATAGCTTTTGTAGCGTTGAATAAAATCTGCAAAACTATTTTGTGCATCATCTTCCCAAACGTAAATATTAGGCTTTTCTTTCCAATTTTTAGGTGCTTTGAAAAAGAGTAAAATACTATTTCTCTTTTGCAATTGACTTATATCAAAGGGTTTGTCAGGATTTACCCATTTTTTTTTATCCCAATCATAAAACTTTGTACCTGTGATGTTAAGTAGGTCTTCTGTTTGAAGCCCTTTATTGTTATTGAAAATAAGATTAGCTTTGCTTGTATTTTCTATCTGATAATAATACCAGCCTTCTTTATACTTTTTCATCTCGACACCAGGCCAAGTCATTGCTTTTTTACTTTGTAGAGCAACATTTTCAGGGATAATCAATAAAATATCCTTTTTTACTTCACCTATTTTTGGAAAATCTTCCACATTAGGCTTGCGGATCTCTTCTACTTTGGCTAATATTTGAGATATTGCAGTAGTATCAAAGTTATTTAATTTATTAGCAATCAATTTTACTGTTTGTTCAAAACTTTGATTCGTATTATTCTCAAAAGCTTTCAATTCATCAAGCATAATCGGTAAATAAATATATTTTTTCCCGATTTCAGGTATCGTGTAATTCCATTCGGCAAAATCATTTCCGTATTTTTGAGTGGCAAGTCTGCACGTTACAGCCCTCACCAAATGTTCTTTGAGTGTAACTTTCCAATCAGTGTAGGCTTGTGCCTCCATAGAACCTTTGATAGGCAAAAACAAATGTCCACTTTTGTGAAACTCATCATAGTATTTATCAATCAAGGGATTTACGAATGAATGACTGAATTCGTGCCAAACTAAATAATGCACTTCATTCAAGTCAAAGGCAGGCAGATTGCCTATTGAGGCATTTGGTGAAATGATAGCATAAAGTTCTTGACTATTAGTTGTTTGTAGTCCGGGTCCGAAGTTGCCTTTTCCCAAAAGGTTTAATACGATTTGAAAATCGTAAGCAGTATTATCAGTTAGCTTATAATAGTTCAACATTCTACTTTTCTCGTCAAAGTCAATGAGATTATATTCAAAAGTTGAGAGTGTTGTTTGATATAACAATTTATTTTGATTAAAGAATGAAACAAAATCCATTTCTATTGCCAAATTTTTAATCAATTCCAGCAAGGCTTGTATCTCTTTATCTTCTTGGTAGGTTGAGTTGTCAATATCTGTTCTTAGCTCAAAATACTCTGTTAGCCTCATAAAAAAGAAAATTGGGGCATCAAGGCTATTAAACTTTTTTCTTAATATATCCCGAAAGGTATTTATTGAAGAATGGTTTTTAAGCCCCTCAAACTTATCCAAAACAGCCATTTTGTAGGCTAAGTTCTCGTTATTTATGTGTGGATTGCCTGCTAAAAGCATCAAAGTTTGCAAAAGCTCGATTCGTGGGTCGATTTTTACTACAATTCCATATTTCTTGATGGAAAAATCCTTGAATGGGTTTTCCGTGAAATATTTTCTGGAATCTATTTGCCCATAAGCAACAGAAATTAAAGAAAAACAAAATAAAAAAATAACAAATGATTTCATAAACTTCTTGATTTAAAATGAATTGAATACCCAAATTTCAAGATGTTTACTTGGTTTTAAAAATGAAATAGACCGTTGATTGGATTCATCCTATAATTAGGCTGATTTTGTCTATACTTGCCCACAACGGACCGATTGGCGATAGTTGGTGGTATTCGTTGTTGTGTCAACCTGGCCGGTCAAGTCAAAAGTAAGGAAGGTTGCGGAACACACCAAAAATGCAGCCAGCCGACAACAGAGCGTAGCCAAAATCGGCTGGCGGATTAAGTAACGGTCAGGAGATTGGCCGAGATATAAAGCCGATGTGCCTTGTGTCAGCCCCAATTTCGCCAATCGGCTGCATGAGCGGCGTGATGGGTTGGGCTTTCGCCGCCATATGCGGCCATGCGTTGTTAGCGGTAAAATAAATAAAATCGGGTCAGAATATCCCCTGCCCGATTTTATTTTAATCAGTAAGTGAATCAATTTATTTCACCACTGTGCATACCTCACCAAAATTGGTAGGTGGATAGGCTCCCAAAAATGCCCCAACTGCTGGATTGCTGGCAAAGACTGGGTCGTTGGCAAGTTGAAAAAACGCCTGCTGATTGGTGTAAACCGTCATGCCAACTACAATATTAGGATCCAGGGCAGAAACCCACTGAAATTCGGCGACCCTCGCAGGTTGTTTCGCCAATTCGGCTAAAAAGGCGTCCCGTTTGGCTTCATAATCGGCTTTGTTGAAATTGGGGTATTTCGACAAGTCCCGAACCGCAATTTCAAGTACTTGCCCCGATGAGGCAACCTGGGTCAAATCCACGGCCGTCCCTGCTTTTACAGGCTTTAAAACTGTATAAGTCAGGGCATCAAACGTATTAAAAAAAGCCGCCGCCTCGGAGGAACTCCCCAGTTTTTGACCCGCCGCCTCGAAAGTAGCCAAATCTTCATATTGTGTCATACCAACATAAACTGCCCGGTTTGTATCCTGTACGGGATTGTAATGAAGAAACGATTCGTATTCCCGGTCGTTGAAGACGCCCGGTTCTTTGGTCAGCGAGTTGATAAAATTGGTGCGGGCTTGCTCGAAAGCGGTAAGTTGCCCGGTTTTCACCTGCCGGATGGCGATTTCCACCACATCATCGGTTTTGTCGGCGGAAGTATCGTCATCTTTGTCACAGCCTGTCATGAGAGTGCCAACCACCAAGAGCATTAAAATTGAGATGTTTTTCATCGAAAAATTTTTATTACTGTGTTTTTAAATATGATTGAATCTGAGCCACGACGGTGGGAAAATCAAAATAGTCCCAGTCTTCCACCACTTTGCCGTCCACAAAACGGCGCATAATCATGCCTTCGAAATGCAACGGCGCACCGCTCGCCGGAAAGCCCAGGAACTCGCCCTGATGCGTGCCGGTAAAGTGAAAACGAAGTACCAAACGATCGCCTT
It contains:
- a CDS encoding DUF4932 domain-containing protein, giving the protein MKSFVIFLFCFSLISVAYGQIDSRKYFTENPFKDFSIKKYGIVVKIDPRIELLQTLMLLAGNPHINNENLAYKMAVLDKFEGLKNHSSINTFRDILRKKFNSLDAPIFFFMRLTEYFELRTDIDNSTYQEDKEIQALLELIKNLAIEMDFVSFFNQNKLLYQTTLSTFEYNLIDFDEKSRMLNYYKLTDNTAYDFQIVLNLLGKGNFGPGLQTTNSQELYAIISPNASIGNLPAFDLNEVHYLVWHEFSHSFVNPLIDKYYDEFHKSGHLFLPIKGSMEAQAYTDWKVTLKEHLVRAVTCRLATQKYGNDFAEWNYTIPEIGKKYIYLPIMLDELKAFENNTNQSFEQTVKLIANKLNNFDTTAISQILAKVEEIRKPNVEDFPKIGEVKKDILLIIPENVALQSKKAMTWPGVEMKKYKEGWYYYQIENTSKANLIFNNNKGLQTEDLLNITGTKFYDWDKKKWVNPDKPFDISQLQKRNSILLFFKAPKNWKEKPNIYVWEDDAQNSFADFIQRYKSYFQNAKIVTDEDALTMDLTVHDLVVFGNFQNNSFLRTHYANLPVKFTQKGFVADRSYEADDLVLITAWLHPTNPERKSELYISHDLENIANIDWVQRGGTHYHITRRLITLKYGNYTRRMKIWRF